A stretch of the Desulfobacter sp. genome encodes the following:
- a CDS encoding fused response regulator/phosphatase: MGLKNVQPYTVLVVDDNLVNLKLIEKTLTKEGYGVYSADNGPDVRKIALEQQPNLILLDIEMPGESGFEVIEKLKDNAATSTIPVLFLTGVSEVDAKLRGFELGAVDYIIKPFHPQEVLARVRIHLKLSIATNSLIQEQAGKLRQVTQAQAAMLPQPQEFPHANFGVFYKALEEAGGDFYDILNISGNITGYFVADSSGHDIETSYMTASVKALLAQNCTPVYSPVESMKMINDVLVEILPPGKYLTACYMHLNRSTMKLTIVNAGHPPVVCMPQGKDPYLVKTEGDILGMFSDANFGQKRLSVARGDRFFIYSDGLVESAENKITWATGADSLLPAYAGLKKVPYGKAPEVLIRQLFGDNTPPEDDVVLLCVEV; the protein is encoded by the coding sequence ATGGGTTTGAAAAATGTTCAGCCCTATACTGTGCTGGTGGTTGACGACAACCTGGTAAATCTTAAGCTCATTGAAAAAACCCTGACCAAAGAAGGGTATGGGGTATATTCGGCGGATAATGGTCCTGATGTCAGAAAGATCGCCCTTGAACAACAGCCAAACCTGATTTTACTGGACATTGAGATGCCCGGAGAAAGCGGGTTTGAGGTCATTGAAAAATTAAAGGACAATGCCGCTACCTCCACCATTCCCGTGCTTTTTCTCACCGGTGTGTCAGAGGTGGATGCAAAGCTTCGGGGGTTTGAGCTGGGGGCCGTGGATTATATTATCAAGCCCTTTCACCCCCAGGAGGTGCTGGCCCGGGTAAGGATTCACCTCAAGCTTTCCATTGCCACCAATTCTTTGATTCAGGAACAGGCAGGCAAACTGCGCCAGGTTACCCAGGCCCAGGCCGCAATGCTGCCCCAGCCCCAAGAGTTTCCCCATGCCAATTTCGGCGTTTTTTACAAGGCTCTTGAGGAGGCCGGCGGCGATTTTTACGATATTTTGAACATATCCGGAAATATCACAGGGTATTTTGTGGCTGATTCCTCAGGCCATGATATTGAAACCAGTTATATGACCGCCTCGGTCAAGGCGCTTTTGGCCCAGAACTGCACCCCGGTTTACTCACCGGTAGAAAGCATGAAGATGATCAATGATGTTTTAGTGGAGATCCTGCCGCCGGGAAAATATCTGACGGCCTGTTATATGCATTTGAACCGCAGCACCATGAAGCTGACCATCGTCAATGCAGGGCATCCCCCGGTGGTGTGTATGCCCCAGGGCAAAGATCCCTATCTTGTCAAGACGGAAGGGGATATCCTGGGGATGTTTTCCGATGCCAATTTTGGACAGAAAAGGCTTTCCGTTGCCCGGGGGGACCGTTTTTTTATCTATTCAGACGGCCTGGTGGAATCGGCTGAGAATAAGATTACCTGGGCCACCGGAGCCGACAGTCTTCTGCCCGCCTATGCCGGTTTGAAAAAGGTTCCCTATGGCAAGGCCCCGGAAGTGCTGATCCGGCAGTTGTTCGGCGATAACACCCCGCCTGAGGATGATGTGGTCCTCCTTTGCGTTGAGGTGTAG
- the phoU gene encoding phosphate signaling complex protein PhoU: MTTHLTRAMHKIKKEILSLGAMVEERFKKAIYAVQTQDIIQAQHIIDTDFKVDEQEVEVEEECLKILALYQPVAADLRLIVAVIKINNDLERIAQRYTISAENSNRFKYDYTAMAEQAAKMLKLSLDALVSQDVDLAYRVREMDEQVNAMRNDAYRIMKDDIQTHPEMVEEIINMYLISRHIERVGDHTKNIAEEVIYLIEGEIIRHS, encoded by the coding sequence ATGACCACCCATTTAACCCGGGCCATGCACAAGATTAAAAAAGAGATCCTCTCTTTAGGGGCCATGGTGGAAGAGCGGTTTAAAAAAGCCATTTATGCCGTTCAAACCCAGGATATTATCCAGGCCCAGCACATTATTGATACAGATTTTAAAGTTGATGAGCAAGAGGTCGAAGTTGAAGAGGAGTGTCTGAAAATCCTTGCCTTGTACCAGCCTGTGGCAGCGGATTTGCGGTTGATCGTTGCCGTGATAAAGATTAACAATGACCTGGAGAGGATTGCCCAGCGGTATACAATTTCTGCTGAAAATTCCAACAGATTTAAGTATGATTATACCGCCATGGCTGAACAGGCGGCTAAAATGCTTAAACTGAGCCTGGATGCCCTGGTCAGCCAGGATGTGGATCTGGCCTATCGGGTCAGAGAAATGGATGAGCAAGTCAATGCCATGAGAAACGATGCCTACAGGATAATGAAGGATGATATTCAAACCCATCCTGAAATGGTTGAAGAGATCATCAATATGTATTTGATTTCCAGGCATATTGAACGGGTGGGAGACCATACCAAGAATATTGCCGAAGAAGTGATTTACCTGATTGAAGGCGAGATTATCCGGCATTCCTAA
- a CDS encoding response regulator transcription factor: MSKETVLIVDDEEDILELIRFNLKTEGYNILQAMTGEEAIKIAKQSCPDLIVLDLMLPGIDGLEVTRYMKNNQATMDIPIVMLTAKGEEADIVAGLELGANDYMSKPFSPRELTARIRAILRRRHRHSGDTPVRVRQEGNMVIDRARHCVTLEGEVLELTLSEFELLSFLAEKKGWGFTRGQIVDAIHGENYAVTERSIDVIIVGLRKKLKAYAFCIETVRGVGYRFKE; this comes from the coding sequence ATGTCCAAAGAAACCGTACTGATAGTTGATGATGAAGAAGATATTCTTGAACTCATAAGGTTTAACTTGAAAACAGAGGGGTATAATATTCTCCAGGCCATGACCGGGGAAGAGGCCATTAAGATTGCCAAACAATCCTGCCCGGATCTTATTGTACTGGATCTGATGCTTCCCGGCATTGACGGGCTTGAGGTCACCCGGTACATGAAAAATAACCAGGCAACAATGGATATCCCCATTGTCATGCTCACGGCCAAGGGTGAAGAGGCTGATATTGTCGCAGGCCTTGAACTCGGGGCCAATGACTATATGTCAAAACCTTTCAGTCCCCGGGAGCTTACCGCTCGGATCAGAGCCATCCTCAGGCGGCGGCATAGACATTCAGGCGATACCCCTGTTCGTGTCCGCCAGGAAGGAAATATGGTGATTGACCGGGCCAGGCATTGCGTGACCCTTGAGGGTGAGGTACTGGAATTGACCCTGTCCGAGTTTGAGCTTCTCTCTTTTCTGGCCGAGAAAAAAGGATGGGGGTTTACACGGGGCCAGATCGTGGATGCCATCCACGGGGAGAATTATGCCGTGACCGAGCGGAGTATTGATGTTATTATTGTGGGCCTGCGTAAAAAGCTCAAGGCATATGCATTCTGCATTGAAACGGTTCGGGGTGTGGGATACCGTTTTAAGGAATAG
- a CDS encoding ATP-binding protein, whose amino-acid sequence MPGSSDIYDLTQSDTLLQILFSSTMSHIDDACAAVTLFLESKGPRFSPHLFAVNLVMREGLTNAVRHGNKSDPHKRVAFILDIGRKDIIGLRIEDQGKGFNWQSTKKALLDEKADHGRGMPIMTTYFDRCEYNLQGNILYLEKKIGPDFFVFKPN is encoded by the coding sequence ATGCCCGGGAGCAGCGACATCTATGATTTAACACAATCTGATACCTTACTGCAGATCCTGTTTTCTTCCACCATGTCTCATATTGATGATGCCTGCGCCGCTGTCACCTTGTTTCTGGAATCCAAAGGCCCCCGATTTTCCCCCCATCTTTTTGCCGTCAACCTGGTGATGCGCGAAGGGTTGACCAATGCGGTCCGCCATGGAAATAAATCCGATCCCCATAAACGGGTGGCCTTTATTCTGGATATCGGCAGAAAAGATATCATTGGTTTGCGCATCGAAGACCAGGGAAAGGGGTTTAACTGGCAGAGCACAAAAAAGGCGCTTTTGGATGAAAAGGCGGATCACGGCAGGGGCATGCCGATTATGACCACCTATTTTGATCGGTGCGAGTATAACCTTCAAGGCAATATCTTGTACCTGGAAAAAAAGATTGGGCCTGATTTTTTTGTCTTTAAACCAAACTAA
- a CDS encoding ABC transporter permease, which yields MEYLAQGFIKALELLIRGDVSTWSAVLATLKASSWSMGMSLLAGLPCGFILGYFEFPFKRHVRTLVDTLLALPTVCVGLLVYAFISSQGPLGEWKLLFSLPGIAMGQAILAFPIVTAITASIVENIDPDLKLTLVSLGAGKKDIMFTCLWEVRFGIIAAAVTAYGRVLTEVGISMIVGGNIKYHTRTITTAIALETNKGMFADGIALGIVLMAIAFGVNISLSFLRKK from the coding sequence ATGGAATACCTTGCCCAAGGCTTTATCAAAGCGCTGGAACTGCTGATCAGGGGGGATGTTTCCACCTGGTCGGCCGTTTTGGCAACCCTAAAGGCCTCCAGCTGGTCCATGGGGATGAGTCTTTTGGCAGGCCTGCCCTGCGGATTTATTCTCGGATATTTTGAATTTCCATTCAAACGCCATGTCAGGACTTTGGTGGACACCCTCCTGGCCCTGCCCACAGTCTGCGTCGGTCTTCTGGTATACGCCTTTATCTCCTCCCAGGGCCCCTTGGGAGAATGGAAACTTTTATTTTCCCTGCCCGGGATTGCCATGGGCCAAGCCATTCTGGCCTTTCCCATTGTCACGGCCATCACCGCCTCCATTGTTGAAAATATTGACCCGGACCTGAAACTGACCCTAGTATCCCTGGGAGCCGGGAAAAAAGATATTATGTTCACCTGTCTGTGGGAGGTTCGGTTCGGCATTATTGCCGCCGCCGTAACCGCCTATGGCCGGGTACTCACTGAGGTGGGAATCTCCATGATCGTGGGGGGAAACATCAAATACCATACCCGGACCATTACCACGGCCATTGCCCTGGAAACCAACAAGGGAATGTTTGCCGACGGTATTGCCCTTGGAATCGTACTCATGGCCATTGCCTTTGGCGTCAACATCAGCCTCTCCTTTTTACGGAAAAAATAA
- a CDS encoding cytoplasmic protein, with the protein MKKDTHQFIQEYKGIAAFGMSRKTDEETLIFYLQKFSEDSFMNALIPRLSDEELEEIYLKVNHYLQKHISEEEYHGLFLKDR; encoded by the coding sequence ATGAAAAAAGACACCCACCAGTTTATCCAGGAGTACAAAGGAATTGCCGCCTTTGGCATGAGCCGGAAGACCGATGAAGAGACCCTTATATTCTACTTGCAAAAGTTCAGTGAAGATTCATTTATGAACGCCTTGATTCCCCGATTAAGTGATGAGGAACTTGAAGAGATCTATCTCAAGGTTAACCATTACCTGCAAAAACATATTTCCGAAGAAGAATACCATGGACTGTTTTTAAAGGACCGGTAG
- a CDS encoding Hpt domain-containing protein yields MDFESLAARLEIDAEDFLELVDLFITTSRSDMDKIQKGMDDQNPLDASAAAHSIKGAAGNMGFDEMAGLAQKMELQGKQGSLEGFAAYLSELERCLTGIENQLPGN; encoded by the coding sequence ATGGATTTTGAAAGTTTGGCAGCCCGGCTGGAAATTGACGCGGAAGATTTTTTGGAATTGGTTGACCTGTTCATCACCACCTCACGGTCTGATATGGACAAGATCCAAAAGGGAATGGATGATCAAAATCCTTTGGATGCGTCCGCTGCCGCCCATTCAATCAAAGGGGCTGCCGGCAATATGGGGTTTGATGAGATGGCCGGTCTTGCCCAGAAAATGGAGCTTCAGGGAAAGCAAGGCAGCCTTGAGGGGTTTGCCGCTTACTTATCCGAACTTGAACGTTGCCTGACCGGTATTGAAAACCAGTTGCCGGGGAATTAA
- a CDS encoding substrate-binding domain-containing protein, with protein MDAKKWMSGLMAALFVLAIAFTAQAGPKKELMMATTTSTDNTGLLDYLIPHFEKETGITLKWTSTGTGKALKLGQNCDVDVLLVHAPPAEKAYIEKGFGKDRREVMYNDFVIIGPQTDPAGIKGLSISDALGAVKAKTAPFMSRGDDSGTNKKEKLLWKNAGIDLPDKEKWYVQTGQGMLATINVAQEQKGYTMTDRGTYIKYQDQQGGKAPLTILVEGDNILLNQYSVLTLDPKNCAAAKYNLAMAFSDWMASDSAQKKIGEFRLLGQKLFIPNAK; from the coding sequence ATGGACGCGAAAAAATGGATGTCAGGGCTCATGGCTGCCCTGTTTGTATTGGCGATTGCCTTTACGGCCCAGGCAGGCCCGAAAAAAGAACTTATGATGGCCACCACCACCAGTACAGACAACACAGGCCTTCTGGATTATCTGATTCCCCATTTTGAAAAAGAGACCGGGATTACGCTCAAGTGGACCTCCACAGGCACGGGCAAAGCCCTGAAGCTGGGACAGAACTGTGACGTTGACGTTCTTCTGGTCCATGCCCCCCCGGCGGAAAAAGCCTATATTGAAAAGGGATTTGGCAAGGACAGACGAGAGGTCATGTACAATGATTTTGTCATTATCGGTCCCCAAACAGACCCTGCAGGCATCAAGGGCTTATCCATCTCAGACGCCCTGGGCGCTGTAAAGGCCAAAACCGCTCCTTTCATGAGCCGGGGGGATGACTCCGGTACCAATAAAAAAGAAAAACTGCTCTGGAAAAACGCAGGCATTGACCTGCCGGACAAGGAAAAATGGTATGTCCAGACCGGACAGGGCATGCTTGCCACCATCAATGTGGCCCAGGAACAAAAGGGTTACACCATGACGGACCGGGGCACCTATATCAAATACCAGGACCAGCAGGGCGGCAAAGCCCCCCTGACCATATTGGTGGAAGGAGACAATATCCTGCTCAACCAATATTCTGTTTTGACCCTGGACCCCAAAAACTGTGCCGCAGCAAAGTATAACCTGGCCATGGCATTTTCCGATTGGATGGCCTCTGATTCTGCCCAGAAAAAAATCGGGGAATTCAGACTTCTGGGGCAAAAATTATTTATCCCCAATGCCAAATAG
- a CDS encoding IS4 family transposase, protein MTHISVPKKQLRSLNFDNFRCPLIKSLSKAPELQSRGDRPLKMTFEDQINALVYFHLQEHKSARHLIQDLKENVFAKENIAPDGGISRSSFCEAINHRGLEQLQFIFEDLYKQALECHPGEHAELGELVSIDGSLINAVLSMHWANYRKGSKKAKVHCGFDINHGIPNKIFLTEGNGAERTFVPKILSKGQTGVMDRGYQSHKEFDLLQEQGKHFVCRIKTRTTRTIIDNHETPSDSYIFYDALVKLGTPNQNQTKRPVRVVGYKIAGVKYYVATDRHDLTAEQIATIYKLRWTIEDFFKWWKEHLKVYHLIARSEYGLMVQILGGLITYLLLAIHCQKQFNEKVTIKRVRQLRTAILNDLFGCEEQGSHSSNRDNIVKDQKIIEQAKT, encoded by the coding sequence ATGACGCACATCTCAGTCCCTAAAAAACAACTACGGTCCCTGAACTTTGACAATTTCAGGTGCCCTCTGATAAAGTCACTTTCAAAAGCACCGGAATTACAATCTCGAGGAGACCGCCCTTTAAAAATGACATTCGAAGACCAGATAAATGCTTTGGTTTATTTCCATCTTCAGGAGCACAAGTCTGCCCGACATTTAATTCAGGATCTCAAGGAGAATGTTTTTGCTAAAGAAAATATTGCGCCAGACGGTGGTATCAGCCGTAGTAGTTTCTGTGAAGCCATCAATCACAGGGGACTCGAACAACTGCAATTTATCTTTGAGGATCTTTATAAACAGGCTCTTGAGTGTCATCCGGGTGAACACGCCGAGTTAGGAGAGTTGGTTTCCATTGACGGTAGTCTCATAAATGCAGTCCTTTCAATGCACTGGGCGAACTACAGAAAAGGAAGTAAAAAAGCCAAAGTACATTGCGGATTTGACATTAATCACGGAATCCCAAACAAAATCTTTTTGACTGAAGGCAACGGCGCTGAACGCACTTTTGTTCCCAAAATACTTTCCAAGGGGCAAACAGGTGTTATGGATCGTGGATATCAATCCCATAAAGAATTTGACCTGCTTCAGGAGCAAGGCAAACATTTTGTCTGCCGTATAAAAACCAGGACAACAAGAACAATTATTGATAACCACGAGACCCCTTCCGACAGCTACATTTTTTATGATGCACTGGTTAAACTTGGTACTCCGAATCAAAACCAGACGAAAAGGCCTGTTCGGGTTGTTGGCTATAAAATTGCTGGCGTCAAATACTATGTGGCAACTGACAGGCATGATTTAACAGCGGAACAAATAGCAACAATTTATAAACTCCGGTGGACCATTGAGGATTTTTTCAAATGGTGGAAAGAACATCTGAAGGTATATCATCTCATTGCCCGCAGTGAATACGGCCTTATGGTTCAGATTCTTGGCGGCCTTATCACTTACCTGTTACTGGCAATCCATTGCCAAAAACAGTTTAATGAAAAGGTCACGATCAAAAGAGTTCGGCAGCTGCGAACCGCCATTCTAAATGACCTGTTTGGCTGCGAGGAGCAGGGCTCTCATAGTTCAAACAGGGACAATATTGTCAAAGATCAAAAAATTATTGAGCAAGCAAAAACCTAA